From the genome of Nilaparvata lugens isolate BPH unplaced genomic scaffold, ASM1435652v1 scaffold5310, whole genome shotgun sequence:
aatatttatactattcgattttttggaatttaatcttgtctttaggcatctttctttctagatatttgttactttttcgcCAGGCGGTTGCATACGTCTTACCTACGTTTCTAACAATCCGGCAGCTTGCTTCTTTCATTGTAGCTTGCAGCATCTCCGTGTCTTTCAATGGTGGATAGTCGGTGTGCGTACTTgcgcccggtctaaactttcatctgaattcggacctacagaacgtttttaaagtgtgaattattctacaaattattcatttattctattcttcagttGTGATTCagttattcatcgattgcttcgcatatttgTCTTTTGCAATGGTTCCTAGTCGGTGTGTGCATCCTGCGCCCgtctaaacctttcatctgaattcatcggacctacgaaacatttttaaagtgtgaattatcttcaaattaattcgtttgttctattcttcaagtgtgattaaattattcatcgatttcttcactcatTACTCTGTTAAACTTTGataactttgtcaaaaattgcaaccttGTGTGAGCATTCATCGCTacttatttgatctacagaacatttttaaagtgtgaattacttctgcaaattattcatttattctattcttcaagttGATTAAATTATTCGATTGCTTCACATTtttgctctgataaactttgctaAGTTCACGACCTCGTTTGGGCgttcatcgctattcatttgatctacagaacgtttttaaagtgtgaattacttctgcaaattaattcatttattccattcttcaattgtgattcaattattcatcgattgcttcgcatttttgctctgataaactttgctaAGTTCACGACCTCGTGTTGGGCAttcatcgctatttatttgatctacagaacgtttttaaagtgtgaattattctacaaattaattcatttattctattcttcaattgtgattaaattattcatcgattgcttcgcaaTTGCTCTGATAagctttgtcaaaaattacaccTCATGTAGGCTTCAAtgccattcttctacaattggcttcaccttgtgaaactcaaactttcaagttcatcatctctaccgttggaaatcaatccaaaaattccacaactctAAGATCGGATTATTTGTTGGAATTCTACTTACTCCTgcctacatttccactgggggattcacCTGCTGTGGTAGACGGTTCCATGatcttgtcatcgcatggccagatcacttcatcgcttgctgatgtcctgttcctgtgggtattgcggagtcattgcctgtctgcctggccgcatctcccttcaattttattcaggttatgtaaatcgttctattcaattttcatttacgtatatacttattgatttattaatgtctatctcgacattcaattcactgaggccaccgacgcctactaaTTTGTttgttaatgtctatcttgacattcaattctgagccactgacgcctacttattattgataatgtctatcttgacattcaattcactgaggccaccgacgcctacttattatttggttaatgtctatcttgacattcaattcactaaggccaccgacgcctattaattcattgtatttaacagctacccttggcttcacaagtgattttctgagttCACTGACGCCTAtcaattgtattcaatagtagcaactattaatttattggatttgacagctacccttggctttacaagtgattttttctgaggccactgtcgcctattaatcgttctaattgatgtccaTCTTGacactcaattcattgaaggccctgtcgcctatattcaaccTGGACTATCttcacattgtatttattagctacccttagctcttaagtgatatttttaggccagtgacgcctattaattgtttggtcgaagtctatcttgacattcaaatcactgaaggcctatgccgcatatatttttatatatgttaCTTGCTGAGcttttttacagcttattgtcattttttaatcataatatTGTAGACTACCTTACAGCAATAAccttcattatagcactcaatttatattcatttcaggtatcattaatactagcttttcaattattgtcaggcttcaatggtcattaatgtcattgacctaatttcatttaaattttgtatttctctacattatttcacatgttgtaattcacccaagatatttgactcattgtttttgtatgtggccatctgcctattattatttaaagattcaaagacttaatctacttacaattgtttttgtatgtggccatctgcctattattatttttttattgatccaagaaatttgacacaattgtttttgtatgtggccatctgcctattattattttattgatcccagatatttgacacaattggttttttggtatgtgccatctgcctattattattttattgatcccaagaatTTGACACAAtgttttgtatgtggccatctgcctattattatcttattgttATTTAAATCTATCTTTTtgttcatttagtcttttattggcgtacttaccacacttcaagctatcagtattttatgcacagaattcaaagatttatttgtaggtatttataccaactatcattcacagtccactgccctgcccttggattctgtcactACACTTCTAGCCATTATTACCACATCATCAGCATAGGACATACTTGATGCATCTTGTTGATATATGGTGCCTCTCTGATCCACCCTTTGTGACGATCCATTTGACACAAAAAAATCTGAAAAGCAACTATctttaatagaattatgaaACTGAAAGAACAGTTAGCCTAGTCAGGTAACActctaataaaatcaaatcttCTTTTGATAGAAGTAGTCATACTATCTTATCTATAAAGCGATAAGAACcacaagaaaatataattatgcacTAGTTtgaattctttggcagaaataaattATCAAGCGACTTAGTTatttattggcagattataaaaacattcacatgatttgaggttagaattctttgttttgatttagcATGTCACATGATCTTGGATCAGCcgacaatttattgatttatttccaaACAAATCAGCTGACTGATCACTTGactattatgaattgaatatatttttattgtataatgAGGAGGTGAGAGTCAAAACTCACATGTTCCCAAAAGTTAATTTTGGTAAATTCCAGAAAACTGAGATCTAATATGCCCTTATCTTTTTTTATATGGACTACATTTTGTACATGTAGAATCTGCCACAGATATGATATTTCAGGCCTCATagattgaaaaatgttataaatagttaaaaaatgaatttaaaaattggaTCATGTGAGTTTTGATGACAACTCTAGGAACATGTTGGTTTTGCAAATAAGTGACTTGGAACATGTGAGTTTTGAAGTGTAACCCTTAAAAATAGTCAATAGGTGATCTGATAGTTACTTTGTTAAAAAAAACTACATGAATTTTGCAAGTtcagaaatttatatttttatacactGCCAAAACATCTCAGAGGAAATTTTTTGGGTTTAGAATAACATAATAAcctagacaataaaaatttgagCTTGTTTATTATGAAGTTTAATATAAAAGTGGAAAAATGCTAGATAAAAGGATtcacaataatagaaatagtgTTTATGATGAcaatcatcatgaaaaattattttgattaaattgattGGTCATTTTGATAAAATCATTTTGGTTTAGTAATTTTCTCCAGTATTTAATTCAGATTATCAAATTAGAACACCCATCCACAAATTCACAAACTTCTTCTTCAGGAACAGGTTCAGCAGAGGTGTTATCAATAATGCTGCGGTAAAACTCAAGTGTTGATTCTCTCTCCAATTCGCTCCAAAATGATTTGTAAGGAGTTTTTCAACATCCTTCTTTTTTTCTAGTGACACCAAGTTCTTCTTCTCGATTATGTCAGGGTTCAATCCATTCATTAACACTCCTTTCTTTGTAAGGACCTGGCTCTTCCCCAAATCTGTCCGGTAAGTACTTTCTCCCCTTGTGAGAATGTTGGGAGTGCGTTTTgcctttttgaaaattattcttttggATTGAGAAATTTGGAAGTTCCAGCTCGTTAGGTTTTTAAATTGTGACCGTGCCAATTTACGAAAGTCCCCACCTCACAGTCAATACCAACTCTCTTCACCATTGCATATTCGGATATTATTTTCACGACATCCTCAGGCTGATGATCTCTTCAATCTTTTTCATTCTACGTTCAATGTTTCCAAAAACTCTATCTGGGGGTAAAAAGCTATGGCCTGTTACCGGAAAAaccaattcaacttcttctatgTTGTTGGGTGCAAAACACCAGAGCCATGAGTGACACATGGCTACAAGGATAGAGTTTTTATTTTGACCCCCACAACCATCAGAGATCAGTCTCACTTTTTTATATAAGGTCAAATCAGTACTTCGCAGACAGTCAAAGACACATGATGAATAAGGTTGGAGTCCTTTGAATACTCATTCTCAGTCCAACAGTAGGACGTTACTGTTGAAGGGTTCAATGGCCCTCTGCTGTGTCCCTTCACAACtgtaaaattctgaaaatagaacTGGCGGCTGTAGTATGTTGATTGATCGGGTATCTTAGGAAGTGCCAAATTTTTTTGCAATCAAATGACAATATTAAGATGTCATTGTCTTTTTCTTGAAGTTTTTTGTAAAATGCTTTGTAGCGCAGACGATGTACCGTTTTTTCTGTTAAGAGCTCATTTTTCTTCACAGCATCCATTTCACATTTGATTTTCTCTCTGAGGCTTAAACACGTAGAGCATACATCGGTTCTTGGCGTGCCAAAaccaatattgtattgtgtgttgAAAATCTTTCGGAAAAAGGATAGTTTTACTGccaagtttttattttttgatgagTAAATTCTCCATAGTTTTTTTACATTAAGATCACTGGGAAGATACTTTCGGCAGCTTCTCTCCTACAATAGTGAGATTCAACACATTTCAATGtgttgataaaattcataatacTGATTTTTGTGTTGAGTACTCTCTTTCTTGCGAACCCCTCTTCTTTCAACTACTTcaccattttttttcaactcatttgtGATATTATGACACGAAATCGGGATACGCctagaattgataaaaaactgTTCATACAGACTGGCACTTTATCTCCTGCTGTAGTTTTGACGAAATATTTTGTAGTCCTCAGTAGTTGTGATTTTCTTTAGTTTTGTGTTCTCTTGATCTCCTCCTCTGAACGTTCTTTATTTCCACATTTcgaagaataaaattattttggtgTTGGCGTTCCGGGCGTTTGTAGAATAAACCATGGAATTTTTGTACGTCTCTCATTGTTAATGTGCGGCACTGGAATGCCCCAGTAAAGTGGTTGCATTTGGGGAATTCTGGCATCTGTGATGGCTTGTGTCTGGAACAGAAAGAAACAAATTTACCTTCTTGTAAAAATTGTTTCCTTCTGATCAGTTTTGACAGTGTATAACTCAaacattaaattttattaaaacagtATAAGAAAAGTGAGGTTAGACCTACCTGGCAATCTTTTCTTTCGTGCGTTTCCATGTACTTTTGTCAGGAGTTTTCTTTGTTGGTTTTTCACCATCTTTGATTGGAACTACAAACTCTTCCATTACTGAACTAATAATTGGTAGAATGGAGTAGAAATTAGAagaattctatcaataactaCTGCTAACAATCACAAACTATCAGCTTTGTATCCCCCTCAAGCAGACGACAGACGGACAAAGAGCAGATAGCTGGCGCACGATTGGTCGAAAGTGATCACATGACCTGCTAGTAGCCGTTATGCATCAAAACTTACATGTTCCTTTGGATCATGTGATTTTGCTACTAACCTCACTTTTTGTcattaatttgaataagaaCAAGCTGGTTTTGTTGTAAACCAATAGCATAGCAATGTTTAGctcaagaagaagaacaagatgacagTGCCATCTCAATTTCGCATTTTTTGGAACATGTGAGTTTTGACTCTCACCTCCtcaatattaaatattagaTGTTAAAGAAAGGTTTATGTAATGCGTGAAAGCAATGatcattatgttatttttgatatttttgtatctaaaaacatataaataaaacaagagtgtacaaagctcacataaaaaagtaatgtattcattatttattagcatatttaaatttatttaattgaatgcTTACGATCTATTatataattcatttatacaatctTATTTACTATTTTATAACAAAAGCTAAGGAACTGAATCTAAATAGCCAATCACATCACGTCTTACAAAGACTAGAAAACCATCAGATGAGGGCTTACAAATTTtagaggaagagatgaaaatttttccaagaaatgctctctggcttgtgatcttgaCCGATACAGCAGCACATGAGGATAGGTTCTTTTCAATTATGTTTAAAATGCATCAAGCCAGTCCCTTTTTGAATGTTTaagtatttgtaattaatgtttgattgtttaTGAACTCAGTGAATATTGAAGATTTGTAATTGTGAATATTCCCATATAcatttaatactgatagaaatGCAAGCATTTGGACTATACTGAGCCCAGCGGAGTTGCGAGGATTCAACTAATTatattggagataattaattatccTACAAGAACTTCAGCAACGTCGTTTGAGTGTGTTAGGTATTAATCTCATTAAACTAGGCCTTTTTAGTGAGTTGGGGAGTTATTCAAAAGAGCtatataaatttgattcaagtttgaaaattttgcaacGTGTCAATACTATAATGTATAGTAAGAActctttttatgaatttatttgattaacataGGAAGCTTATTTCTGTGCATGGCATGAATCCCATACCCTTAGattttaaatgattattttgttaaatattgattgttgattataatatattctattgaaCCTATCGACTGAACAGGTTCCAATTTGTCAAATTCTGAATCGACCTGAAGTCTTAtatatcagtattaataaaattatatatgatAGCTCACAGTATTGTGAATGCTAACTACCCCTGTGATACCAGAGATAttaagaatttatttatatggaaTTATACAAGATGCGGCAGAAGTGATGAAcggttttcaaaaaagtaatatgtcattacctatgcataaaaaaaaacatttatttacagaacaatattcacatttttttacaattttagaaaattaatgtttgaaaacaatatctgacAGGTGACGACCGTTTTCAGCAATGCACTTTACAAGCCGCTCTCAAGTTGGATTGTACTCTTTCTAACATTGCCCTGCCAATTTGTTCGACTTCCTCACGAATTGCTCCCTTTAGTTCTTGAAGTGTATGTGGTTTATGCTGGTAAACACGTGACTTCAGAAACCCCACAAGAAGTAGTTGCACATGGACAGGTCTGGAGAACAAGGAGGCCATCAATGTCACCAAACCGAGAATGATGCGATCCACGAAAAACAGCCCGAATtgcttccattgaatttcttgctgtgtgagctgtcaccccgtcctgctgaaaccatactTGCCTGATAGGAAAACGTTTCCTTCTTAATTCAGGGAAGAAGTTCAGTGAACATCTGTCTATAACGTTCTGAGGTTACAGTTACAGTGGTTCCGTTGTCGTCTTCAAAAAGTATGGACCAATAACAATATACTGCTCAAGCACACCAAAC
Proteins encoded in this window:
- the LOC120355940 gene encoding uncharacterized protein LOC120355940, with the protein product MEEFVVPIKDGEKPTKKTPDKSTWKRTKEKIARHKPSQMPEFPKCNHFTGAFQCRTLTMRDVQKFHGLFYKRPERQHQNNFILRNVEIKNVQRRRSREHKTKENHNY